In the Rhododendron vialii isolate Sample 1 chromosome 2a, ASM3025357v1 genome, AGGACGGGGTCGTACACGGAGGGACGCAGGGTTAGGGACACGACGAGGTTCCACCTCCTGCCCCAGAAGTCTTGGAGAGAGGTCGAGAGGTACGGCTCGTCGAACTGCGGCTCGAGCTCTAACCCCAGTATGGCTCGAGCCACGAATGCAGCAGTGGCTAGTATGATTTCCAACATAAAGTACATGAGGAAGCCGGAAATGACCAAAATGGCCTTTGGGTGTATGTGGTCACTATAATTGTAAACACGAAAAAGCAAGGCAACAAGAACACCTTTTATGGCATAATTGCGAATCGATGTGCTTCCCTTTTGAGTGATTCTGGGATGTGGGTTTCCTCCATTACGGCAATTTGGAGGAGGGTCTTGGCTATTGTGGCCATCTTGGTCTAGTGGAGATGGGTGGTTTCTATTTTGAGATTTCAGTGATTTTTCATGATTTGAAGGTGATTTCGGAGGTGGGTCTTGTCGGATCCTGATGGGGAAACAGGCAATAGCAATGAaatgtgggagagagagagaagggtgggAGAGAGGGCCTTTGCCAAAGGCAAGAAGGAGGAGTTTGAAATTGGAAAGCCAGGCTATGGCGAAAGCGGTGGGGCCACAAAGGTTGACGAAGTGAAGTTTGAGAGGAAGGGCAAAGAAGAGAGAGACAATAGGGATGATTGAGAGAAGCCTGGGCATACCTTTTGAGATGAACTTGGCTGAAAAATAGCAGTAGCATAAAGAAACAACTACTGAAATCCATGCCTTGATGAAGttgctgatctctctctctaaggtgGAGCTTGGATAGTAGATCTCaccctccatctctctctctctctctctctctctagatggGGAATCAATCAAGTGCAGTTTAGGTACAAAATTGGTAGGATGGACTATTAAACAAGGACCAATGGCAATGACTaacctgaaagatattttttttaaagtgtttttttttgagTGCTAGCTGATCCATcgcctgaaagatattttttcgACTTGCCAAAATCATTGATGCAGGGTAAAACGAACATTCTAGCTGTTATGTGGACAATTTGGAACCAGAGACACGTTTGCATTTTTGAAAAGGCTAATCCAAATTGCGTGGAGGTGCAAGAACTAATCAAGCCAAGGGTAGCTTTTtgggtggaaaaaaaaaaaaagggttggaATGATTCTGCCATGGATTACTTTATCTTCAGGCTTGGTTGTGTTTTGGCTAAATCAAACACTTggctaattttttgtttttgtttttattcaaaattttctcccatttgttagtttcgcgtCGAAGTTTTGTTAATTGTTGGTGCTTCTCAacgagaagaatcagaaaattACTTTTTCTGTCCCTTTTAAGTGTTCACTATGGCTCTGCATGCCATTTTCAGTTGCCTACATCTCTCAATGTATACTGTTAAAGtatgcaatatgaatattgtttgatagatctaaattatttatataagacaattgattttaaaaatataaaacataataCACGTTGAGAAATATAAGTTATTGAAAATGGCATGCAGAGCCATAATGGACACTTGAAAAGGAGCAGAGGGGGTGAAAATTTATCatcaaaaatttaatttttttttattaaagacaaaaatcagCCAAAAAGCTAGATTTTTCggctttatttaaaaaaaaattgagttcggatcataattttttactttttcaattcttctcgtcgagacgaacaaataatttataaataattgacacgaaactaacaaatgcaaaaaaaaaattgaataaaaacaaaaaaaaataaattcaagtgACTAATTTAGCCGAAATACCCCAGCATTGTGGAATCTCTGTAATGTGGGTTGTTTGGTTGGGTAGGTCTGTCATTTGTgggcttctttttcttttttgggtttcttgGGTGGGTTCTGGGCCCTTGCTGCTTAGTTTTGGTTGGGTTTCCAGTCTGGTGACCCTAGGGGTGGGCTCTATGTCTTTTCGGGTTGGGTTGgttctctttttttctgttttttggtttCGGTCATCAGGGTCTTTGGGGTGGTCTTTTTATGGGTCTTGGTCTTCTTATCTTTGGTCTGGTCTTGTTATCTTTGGTGGCCTTCAGGCCTTGGATTGTTTCTTGGTTGATTTGCCTGTAAACTGCTCCTTTTTGGGGCGGATTTTTCATCATTTAAGCTCTTGTTGAAGATTTCATGTGAGAGCGCATTACAAACAATTGTTGCAtcgaaggtttttttttttttcatttttgggggTGGAGTTGTTGAAATTTCATTCTCTGTAAAATGGtctgtttggttttggttgatcTCTTATCAACCTCTCTTTTTAGGTCTTGGGTTGACATATGATTGTCATGTGGTTTGAGTGCCAACCTCGTTGGGATGCTTTCCTCACGTTGTGATGCCGTTATGCTCTTATCCTTTTAATCTCCTGTAAACCGtacatttgattaataaaattcctttttgctgttaaaaaaacgGACGTGTACAATAAATAGAAGAAACTCAAGATCAACCTAGCAGATTCACAATACTCAATTATTGTGAATACTCAATTAACAATGATGCCGTTGTGCTCTTGTCGTTTTATTCGcgatgtctttttttttttttttttccttcttgtcaTGAATACTCAATTAATTGTGTCGTGATAATAGAGGGTTAAGGGTAAAATACAAATTACCTCCATGTGGCCGGTTTGACCCTTTTGCAAACGACCTTCATATCATTGATTTTATAAATGACCAATTTCCCTCCATATGGTTTTAAAGTAAAGTGCAACTCTGAATCCGTAAACAGAAAACATAAAATGACTCTAATACCCCTGCCTCTTATTTTATTGTTGATCAAGTtatttctctctatcttctTCAAATCTATCTCCGTCTaacaaaagaaatccatctCCCTCTACAAATATGCATATACACAGACGCAATATATcggaaaaagtacttttaattaaCTCATTATATTTGGgagccaagcaaaaaaaaattttaatttttgtttctgaaTCACAGGCAAATCAACCACCAAAAATAAACCCACAATTAGTTTTATGAGACACTGTAAGggagagaagaaaaggagaattttttttccttgatctCCATCTTTAGTTACCAAGGATATTTGCATGGCGCTTCATTTTTCGATCCCTATAATTATTATGATCATTGATCAACATCCCTATAATTTTTTGGATTCGGGTCGGATTCGGATCCAATCCGGTCCATTGGCAGGCTTAATCCCAACcactaattttattttgtaatatattACCATCATCTGTACTTATAAATCTTCCAAGCAGACCCAATGCCCCACTCCTCATATCATCACCAGCCGAATCCACAAAATTGCACCAGCGCCCGCACGCATCTGGCAGCCCCTAAATCGACACCCAGATATTCCATGTGTAAtcggaatttttatttttgatcaaCGGTGTAATCGGGTTTTTTAACACACGTAAAACCTTTCTCTTGAAATATGATACAGTACATTGTTGTGTATTTGTTTGTCGCTACCATATTTTATTGGAGAAGATGAACAAGGGGTAATGTTGTCTTATCACATAGAAGTTcaatttcatttaatttttttttccttttgtcattCCAACtcaggggtgataccggtccggtttcgaccggtttgggtgtatttttcggtcgaaaccggttatccggtttgagatttttagaaaccggaaccggttgagataaaccggtccggttttgaccggctcaaccggtttcggtccggtttatccggttttcattTATGAGCCATATTTTTgacccaacacatcaaaaaattcacaattcaacccataaaatatcaaccaaaaatagataattcaaccattttttttgggcccaacaaaaaaggatcaattttgagaccaatacataaataaaaaacccataaaaatataattaagcccaataaaatagtttttatataataaatatatttattagaccaatatacaccacaaaatatcaaccaaaaacccataatataacccctcccctatgtttatatatatatatatatatatatgtatatattatacatatatataactgGTCTGGTTTCAActggtttttaaaacacataaaccggatcgaaattatttttccggtttataaaattttataaaccggaaccagatcaaaattattcaaccggtttaaaaaattcggtccggtccggtttttccggtttcgatcgattttccgGTTTCGAGTAACAGTCCGGCGGCAACTCTCATAATAGGGGTGCATGCTACACCTTCCGTCAATTTGGAAGAAATTAAAAATGTAATAGAAGCACTTTAGTCCAAAACAATAGGGAGACGAATTAGTCATTAGTAAAACTCATGATGGTCATCTGCCAAAGAGCCAAAGCATGGGAAGGTAATTCGTAAATGAGTGGTTATGATATTAACATATGTAACAGAATTAGTTAGAGTTGGTCATTCCATAAGATACATTTGTACAGATATAGAGTGTATTTGCGATAACTGTGAAtacagattttagattttagcttCAGACTTTGCTGTAAATTTTcgattttagattttagtacAAGTTAATAAACCTGTTTGTTAAGTACTCTCTTTCaaaagtcctctctctctctctctacatactTTCAAGCAGCTAAGGTTTTCCTGTTGGGGGGAGGCGGCTCCTCCTCCCCCAAGCtctcttttccttctctccTCCCCCTCTCCATATCCTCGGAGTGTTATCCCCTTCTCCGTTTCCCCTTTTTTCGGTCCTCTTCTACCTAGCTTCTGTCCATCCCTTGTTTTTCGTCGCCCGCTGGTTTACCTTGGGCGTATGGCGGCTTGGGTTGGCGAGGTTCGCACCTTTCACCGGCTTCATCTTCTTGGGGTAGCCGGTCTGCTTAACGGCGAGCAGAGGTGGGCGAAGGTTTGGGGGATAACCAGTGGCGGTGTGGCGGGATCTGCTGTTGCTCGAGGCGGTGGTATTTGCAGCGTCGCTCGCTGCCGGAGTTTCAGGTTGTTGGAGGTT is a window encoding:
- the LOC131314140 gene encoding acyl-CoA--sterol O-acyltransferase 1-like, producing MEGEIYYPSSTLEREISNFIKAWISVVVSLCYCYFSAKFISKGMPRLLSIIPIVSLFFALPLKLHFVNLCGPTAFAIAWLSNFKLLLLAFGKGPLSHPSLSLPHFIAIACFPIRIRQDPPPKSPSNHEKSLKSQNRNHPSPLDQDGHNSQDPPPNCRNGGNPHPRITQKGSTSIRNYAIKGVLVALLFRVYNYSDHIHPKAILVISGFLMYFMLEIILATAAFVARAILGLELEPQFDEPYLSTSLQDFWGRRWNLVVSLTLRPSVYDPVLCVSARFMGRKWAQLPAVVCTFLVSALMHELIFYYMGRTRPTWEITWFFLLHGACLVVELVIKKVAKDRYRLPRVIAMPMTVGFVMGTGFWLFIPQLLRCKVAARAFEEYVLLGAFVKEAVTGVVKLTIQ